In Deinococcus sp. QL22, the following are encoded in one genomic region:
- a CDS encoding phosphotransferase translates to MLHWLNRPREAQRLEAPAVSPRLSPGVRAAFPGVLRRLEAWTGEGAGFARYASAHGPLFLKYLPAAAQQPRPYHRLAREISYLCDLAPLSPVPHAPLLHAALDPEGRRAHLITVDLTNSTLGWGAFATDEAREAALLDIVRLLALHHAFWWNRPELSAPTAQMEWTWNPARAIRQAGEIAQFSGVAVQDAARQLPELLAATSGVTLAHGDIHSGQVLWPEGGGPPILIDYGQTQAAPLGVDFAHLLALRLNAAERLRLGPGLRATYLAELARHGLTLSPQQFANEERAGLALNLLSTARQAARTTDRESGVGEALERAAAAWENWSD, encoded by the coding sequence TTGTTGCATTGGCTGAACCGTCCGCGGGAAGCCCAGAGGTTAGAGGCTCCCGCCGTTTCGCCGCGCCTGTCGCCGGGTGTACGGGCTGCCTTTCCCGGTGTGCTGCGCCGCCTGGAGGCGTGGACGGGCGAGGGAGCCGGGTTTGCCCGTTACGCCTCGGCACACGGGCCTTTGTTCCTGAAATACCTACCCGCCGCCGCCCAACAGCCGCGCCCCTACCACCGCCTGGCCCGCGAAATTTCCTACCTTTGTGACCTTGCACCGCTGTCGCCCGTGCCACACGCGCCGCTGCTGCACGCTGCCCTTGATCCAGAGGGCCGCCGCGCCCACCTGATCACCGTTGACCTGACCAATTCCACGCTGGGCTGGGGAGCCTTTGCCACTGACGAGGCGCGGGAAGCGGCCCTGCTGGACATCGTGCGTTTGCTGGCGCTGCACCATGCCTTCTGGTGGAATCGCCCCGAATTGAGTGCGCCTACAGCCCAAATGGAATGGACATGGAATCCAGCGCGGGCCATTCGGCAGGCGGGAGAGATTGCCCAGTTCTCCGGCGTTGCTGTACAGGACGCTGCCCGCCAGTTGCCGGAATTGTTGGCCGCTACCTCCGGCGTCACCCTCGCGCACGGCGATATACATTCCGGGCAGGTGTTGTGGCCGGAGGGGGGCGGGCCGCCCATTCTGATCGATTACGGCCAGACGCAGGCCGCGCCGCTGGGTGTGGATTTCGCTCACCTGCTGGCCCTGCGCCTGAATGCCGCCGAACGCCTGCGCCTTGGCCCCGGCCTGCGGGCCACCTACTTGGCCGAACTTGCGCGGCACGGGCTGACGCTCTCGCCCCAACAGTTCGCCAACGAGGAACGGGCGGGCTTGGCCCTGAATCTGCTGTCTACCGCACGGCAGGCGGCCCGAACCACAGACCGGGAAAGCGGGGTAGGCGAGGCGCTGGAGCGGGCGGCGGCGGCTTGGGAAAACTGGTCTGACTAA
- a CDS encoding DNA glycosylase AlkZ-like family protein, with translation MPDHPTALTPAHLRALALRTLGPQPSIQAALDSMKFVQADPIRVPARAQDLTLMARVAGYRAGDLEQHYAALDAEEDMLPNYGFVPRQVQAWLHPREVAPTRIEREHPALLDGVRALLQERGELHPKEATAALGVGRVQNAWGGQSSGATRALDALHYRGEARVLRRVSGVRVYGPAPHLAALRADPVPDTERVQHVVSLLAHLYGPLPEASLSYLVGLSGFGLPHLKTSLRAAFKLAVKETLRGAKVDGVRYVWPAEWELDHSSPPSGLRIVGPFDPLVWDRRRLEHLHSWAYRLEAYTPPAKRQFGYYALPIFWAERAVGWANLRVEAGELQSDVTWLPEVRETAALRKGLAGELERYKAFLGLKNS, from the coding sequence ATGCCCGACCACCCCACCGCCCTCACCCCGGCCCACTTGCGGGCATTGGCACTCCGCACGCTCGGCCCGCAGCCCTCCATTCAGGCCGCACTGGACAGCATGAAATTCGTGCAGGCCGATCCGATCCGGGTTCCGGCGCGTGCCCAAGACCTGACGCTGATGGCGCGGGTGGCAGGCTACCGGGCCGGAGATTTGGAGCAACACTACGCCGCGCTGGACGCCGAGGAAGACATGTTGCCCAATTACGGCTTCGTGCCCCGGCAGGTGCAGGCGTGGCTGCATCCGCGTGAGGTGGCCCCCACCCGCATAGAGCGCGAGCATCCGGCGCTGCTGGACGGTGTGCGGGCGCTGCTACAGGAGCGCGGCGAACTGCACCCCAAAGAGGCGACGGCGGCACTGGGCGTGGGCCGGGTACAGAACGCCTGGGGCGGGCAATCCAGTGGCGCCACACGGGCGCTGGACGCTCTGCATTACCGGGGAGAGGCGCGGGTGCTGCGGCGGGTCTCAGGCGTGCGGGTGTACGGCCCCGCCCCGCACCTGGCCGCCCTGCGTGCCGATCCTGTGCCGGATACAGAGCGCGTGCAACACGTCGTTTCTCTGCTGGCCCACCTGTACGGCCCACTGCCCGAAGCCAGTTTGAGCTATCTCGTCGGCCTCAGCGGGTTTGGGCTGCCGCACCTGAAAACCTCTTTGCGGGCGGCCTTCAAACTCGCGGTGAAAGAGACCTTGAGAGGCGCGAAGGTAGACGGCGTGCGCTATGTCTGGCCCGCCGAGTGGGAGCTTGACCACTCCTCTCCCCCGTCCGGCCTGCGGATCGTGGGGCCGTTTGACCCGCTGGTGTGGGATCGCCGGCGCCTCGAGCATTTGCACAGCTGGGCCTACCGCCTGGAGGCCTACACGCCGCCCGCCAAGCGCCAATTCGGATACTACGCGCTGCCGATTTTTTGGGCCGAACGCGCGGTGGGCTGGGCCAATCTGCGGGTAGAGGCGGGCGAGTTGCAGTCCGACGTGACATGGCTGCCAGAGGTGCGGGAAACGGCGGCACTCCGCAAGGGTTTAGCGGGAGAATTAGAGCGCTATAAGGCATTTTTGGGACTGAAGAACAGTTGA
- a CDS encoding helix-turn-helix domain-containing protein: MTQTSHKTNTNNRTFVDTVTYRPGAVILYPGKSDMLYRVASGLIRVHTMDDDGNGLTLRYVKPGEYFGEEALAGVNRAYFAEAVTDSSVDVINPALMSAEDNLVVTTHLVRTLERAYESIYRLVGKRLRARIAGELLELKDTALATQLDSGETMIYATHDELAAAVGSVRETVTKVVGELSREGVISAGYGKITLRNEKQLQEIAAA, translated from the coding sequence ATGACACAGACCAGCCATAAGACCAATACCAACAACCGCACCTTCGTCGACACCGTGACCTACCGCCCCGGCGCAGTCATCCTGTACCCCGGCAAGAGTGACATGCTGTACCGTGTCGCCAGCGGCCTGATCCGCGTGCATACCATGGACGACGACGGCAACGGCCTGACCCTGCGCTACGTGAAGCCCGGTGAGTATTTTGGCGAGGAAGCCCTTGCAGGTGTGAACCGCGCCTACTTTGCCGAAGCTGTGACCGACAGCAGCGTGGACGTGATCAACCCCGCCCTGATGAGCGCCGAAGACAACCTCGTGGTCACGACCCACCTCGTGCGGACGCTGGAGCGCGCCTACGAAAGCATCTACCGCCTGGTCGGCAAGCGCCTGCGTGCCCGGATTGCCGGAGAACTGCTGGAGCTGAAGGACACCGCCCTCGCCACCCAGCTCGACAGCGGCGAGACCATGATCTATGCCACGCACGACGAACTGGCCGCCGCTGTGGGCAGCGTGCGCGAAACCGTGACCAAAGTGGTGGGCGAACTCAGCCGCGAAGGCGTGATCAGCGCTGGCTACGGCAAGATCACCCTGCGCAACGAGAAGCAACTGCAAGAAATCGCCGCCGCATAA